ATCATCAAATTGATAAGAAAATTGTTTTCATCCCACGCAGGTTGATTGTAGAAAGTTTGTCTCATTAGTTCTGACCGTCTCAAAAACAATCTAGTGAGTTCTTCCATCACACAACCTCCAGCGGATTTGTTTCTTTAACTGGCACATTACTAGCCTTGATAATCTTCGCTTCATGATGCTTCAAGTGGTCATATGTGGGCGCCTGTATGCGATCAAGTAGCTGTTGGCGTTCTACATTCCACTTGTCACGTTCGGTTATCCACCTATCGCACAGTTCATCTGCATATTTTCTTCGTCTGCTATCAAGTCGATCGGCATATATGATCTGGATTACAATGATTACTGCCAACGCACCTACAACGTAAATCATACTGCTCTCGCCCCTTTATTTGGCTTTGCTTGTTTTGCTATGTTGCGTCTTACCCTTGCTTCAGGGCTGGTGTCTATATTTTTGTCCAACGGTTTAGTTGGCGAAGGTCTACTCATTAGTCCATAACGCAAAGCGTCCGGAGCATGGTCCAAAGTGTGATCCTCGATATCCTCAGGGTTATGGTCATCAATGATCATTGCTGGTAACGCCTCAATAAGACCTTTGCAGTTTTTGAATATCTTCAGCCTTGCGTTCTTGTACGTTTCTCCTGTTACCGGATCAGTATCGTCAAATACATGAAGCCATTCCCTTACACGTTTCCACCCATTTACACGTTCTTTTGTGGCTTGCATCATTGGTATGCCTAACTCTGCAAACACTTCAAAAGGCGACTTACCATCTGCTTTACCTTTATTCCAGAACGATGTATCGCCCACACTATAACTGATCTTTTCGTTATAAGTGAGCTCATTTGTTTTAGTTGCCTGTTCACTTGATAGCAAACGACTCTTGATAAACTCTCTGTAAATGTAACAATTGCCTTCTCTATCTAGAGCTGCCCATAAACAAACGAATGGGTCGTTATAACCCTCGTCCATCATCCTAAATCGTTTCCAATCTGTAGGAATATCAATTGGTTCAACAACGTGAATTGCCCGGCTAAACTCACTGAAGAATTGACCTTCTAATGCATCCCAATCTCCATCCAGCAATTGTCTTCTCAGTTTGTCTTCCATTGTCAGCAATTTATTTTCATAGTCACTGTCAATATACTGATTGTCGCTGAGCTTAGCAGGTATAAAAATACGACGAGTCGTAACTGGCTGACCTTTGCGATCAGTCACAGGTTGATCTTCGTCGTCTAATTCTTGTATATCATGCGATTGTTCCCACTCACCAATATCTATGAAACGCTTCTTAACCCATACGTGACCAACACCACCCGG
This window of the Paenibacillus sp. FSL R10-2734 genome carries:
- a CDS encoding phage terminase large subunit yields the protein MGYQTKPKSKVIKFPYQPQNRQKLFHYTTTDPKYMADEILYGGAAGGGKSAAIVGDAFKNAVKYEGINILVLRRTLGELEGSIILKMLEWYPREICKYNSSKHVWEINIPGRAVSRIWCGYCEQENDVYRYQGKEFEIIYIDEATHFTYTQFKYLKSRNRTANQKAIADGLRPHMKLTTNPGGVGHVWVKKRFIDIGEWEQSHDIQELDDEDQPVTDRKGQPVTTRRIFIPAKLSDNQYIDSDYENKLLTMEDKLRRQLLDGDWDALEGQFFSEFSRAIHVVEPIDIPTDWKRFRMMDEGYNDPFVCLWAALDREGNCYIYREFIKSRLLSSEQATKTNELTYNEKISYSVGDTSFWNKGKADGKSPFEVFAELGIPMMQATKERVNGWKRVREWLHVFDDTDPVTGETYKNARLKIFKNCKGLIEALPAMIIDDHNPEDIEDHTLDHAPDALRYGLMSRPSPTKPLDKNIDTSPEARVRRNIAKQAKPNKGARAV